The following proteins are co-located in the Paludibaculum fermentans genome:
- a CDS encoding HAD family hydrolase has translation MIPPYRVYLFDVDGTLLDSASDICGAVREALGAEGVFDLDEAYLRSFVGFHLFDLFEEVLPNNTRQQNEALLARYRKIYLNRKHRTTRIYDGVPEMLTALGGLKSTATTKSSDTARAILTQFGLVSHFNHVQGTDGFPSKPEPNVITKSLELFGVRPEECLMIGDAAPDMEAGRRAGVKTCGVAWGYGDHDAMRSHAPDYWVSHPKELVS, from the coding sequence GTGATCCCTCCTTACCGCGTATACCTGTTTGACGTCGACGGCACCCTGCTCGACTCCGCGTCCGATATCTGCGGCGCGGTTCGCGAAGCCTTGGGTGCCGAAGGCGTCTTTGATCTCGACGAAGCCTACCTTCGCAGCTTTGTAGGCTTCCACCTGTTCGACCTCTTTGAAGAGGTACTGCCCAACAATACGCGCCAGCAGAATGAAGCACTGCTGGCGCGCTACCGCAAGATCTACCTGAATCGGAAGCATCGCACGACCCGCATCTACGACGGCGTGCCGGAGATGCTCACCGCGCTGGGCGGCTTGAAGTCGACGGCCACCACCAAGAGCAGCGACACGGCGCGCGCGATCCTGACGCAGTTCGGCCTGGTCTCGCACTTCAACCACGTGCAGGGCACCGACGGGTTCCCGTCGAAGCCCGAGCCGAACGTGATCACCAAGTCCCTGGAGCTGTTCGGGGTCAGGCCGGAAGAGTGCCTGATGATTGGCGATGCCGCTCCGGACATGGAAGCCGGCCGCCGCGCCGGCGTCAAGACATGTGGTGTTGCGTGGGGCTACGGCGACCACGACGCCATGCGTTCGCATGCTCCCGATTACTGGGTCTCTCATCCAAAAGAGTTGGTGTCATAA
- the ftsH gene encoding ATP-dependent zinc metalloprotease FtsH, producing the protein MNSNVKTAIFWVVLVCVAILLWTVVKQNTARTVQDLSFTDFLKQVEAGRVKEVEIAGTEVRGQMDDKTPLHTVVPLGYDKVYDLLREKNVVVRIKDNSSSTWITVVINAIPFVLLLAFWVFMMRQMQSGGNKALSFGKSRARMHSSQQKKVTFKDVAGVEEAKEELQEIIEFLREPQKFQKLGGRIPKGVLLIGPPGTGKTLLARAIAGEGNVPFFSISGSDFVEMFVGVGASRVRDLFEQGKKNAPCIIFIDEIDAVGRHRGAGLGGGHDEREQTLNQLLVEMDGFESNEGVILVAATNRPDVLDPALLRPGRFDRRVVVSLPDVKGREMILKVHTKKTPLSDDVDLSVIGRGTPGFAGADLANLVNEAALLAARQNRKVVTMADFELAKDKVMMGAERRSMILTEEDKKVTAYHEAGHALVAALIKEADPLHKVSIVPRGRALGITMQLPTGDVLNRSKAQMESRLTVCMAGRLGEWRYTHQLSTGARNDIEQATELARAMVCDYGMSRLGPISFGKKDEQIFLGREIAQHRDFSEATAIKIDEAVQEMVEDADKRAHSIIEEYGWALEQIVIALLERESIDGEEVKAILAGKPGKSAIVGESPDEGHQEVLRPEVRRANPPLIDGERPQPA; encoded by the coding sequence ATGAACTCGAACGTCAAAACAGCAATCTTCTGGGTCGTGTTGGTCTGCGTGGCCATCCTGCTTTGGACAGTGGTCAAGCAGAACACCGCCCGGACCGTGCAGGACTTGTCCTTCACTGATTTTCTCAAACAGGTGGAGGCCGGCCGCGTTAAGGAAGTCGAGATCGCAGGCACGGAAGTCCGCGGGCAGATGGACGATAAGACCCCTCTACACACCGTCGTGCCGCTGGGCTACGACAAAGTGTATGACCTGCTGCGCGAGAAGAACGTGGTGGTGCGCATCAAGGACAACAGCTCCAGCACCTGGATCACCGTCGTGATCAATGCGATTCCCTTCGTCCTGCTGCTGGCCTTCTGGGTCTTCATGATGCGGCAGATGCAGAGCGGCGGCAACAAGGCCTTGAGCTTTGGTAAGAGCCGAGCCCGCATGCACAGCTCGCAGCAGAAGAAAGTGACATTTAAAGACGTCGCCGGCGTGGAAGAAGCCAAGGAAGAGCTGCAGGAGATCATTGAATTCCTGCGCGAACCCCAGAAATTCCAGAAGCTCGGCGGCCGCATCCCGAAGGGCGTCCTGCTCATCGGACCTCCCGGTACGGGCAAGACCTTGCTGGCCCGCGCCATCGCTGGGGAAGGCAACGTTCCCTTCTTCTCGATCTCGGGTTCCGACTTTGTCGAGATGTTCGTCGGCGTCGGCGCGAGCCGTGTCCGCGACCTCTTTGAACAAGGCAAGAAGAACGCGCCCTGTATCATCTTTATCGACGAAATCGACGCTGTCGGCCGGCACCGCGGAGCGGGCCTGGGCGGCGGACATGATGAACGCGAACAGACCCTCAACCAGTTGCTGGTGGAGATGGATGGTTTCGAGTCGAACGAGGGTGTCATCCTCGTGGCCGCGACCAACCGTCCCGACGTGCTGGATCCCGCCCTGCTCCGTCCGGGCCGCTTCGACCGCCGCGTGGTGGTAAGCCTGCCTGACGTGAAGGGCCGGGAGATGATCCTGAAGGTCCACACCAAGAAGACTCCGCTGTCGGACGACGTGGATCTCTCGGTGATTGGCCGCGGCACCCCCGGTTTTGCCGGCGCCGACCTGGCCAACCTGGTGAACGAAGCCGCGCTGCTGGCTGCCCGCCAGAACCGCAAGGTCGTCACCATGGCGGACTTCGAACTGGCCAAGGACAAGGTCATGATGGGCGCCGAACGGCGTTCCATGATCCTCACGGAAGAAGACAAGAAGGTCACGGCTTACCATGAAGCCGGCCACGCCCTGGTGGCTGCGCTAATCAAGGAAGCTGACCCGCTGCACAAGGTTTCGATTGTCCCGCGCGGCCGCGCGCTGGGCATCACCATGCAGTTGCCGACGGGCGACGTGCTGAACCGCAGCAAGGCTCAGATGGAGTCCCGGTTGACGGTCTGCATGGCCGGCCGCCTGGGTGAATGGCGCTACACGCATCAACTCTCCACCGGAGCCCGCAACGACATCGAACAGGCCACGGAACTGGCCCGTGCGATGGTGTGCGACTACGGCATGAGCCGCCTGGGTCCGATCAGCTTCGGTAAGAAGGACGAGCAGATCTTCCTGGGCCGCGAAATCGCGCAGCATCGCGACTTCAGCGAAGCCACGGCGATCAAGATCGACGAGGCCGTCCAGGAGATGGTCGAGGACGCCGACAAGCGTGCGCACTCGATCATTGAAGAGTACGGCTGGGCGCTGGAGCAGATTGTCATTGCCCTGCTGGAACGCGAATCCATCGACGGTGAAGAAGTGAAGGCGATTCTCGCCGGGAAGCCGGGCAAGTCCGCGATTGTGGGCGAGTCACCGGATGAGGGCCACCAGGAAGTGCTGCGGCCTGAAGTCCGGCGCGCGAATCCGCCGCTGATTGACGGGGAGCGTCCGCAACCGGCGTGA
- the tilS gene encoding tRNA lysidine(34) synthetase TilS, with the protein MLLQRVARTIGKYQMLRQGDVAGVAVSGGADSVCLAGVLRALAGQLGFRLHILHLNHGLRGAESDGDAAFVASLAEEWGLPWTIQRAELDTTHGNLEQEARRARQRFFAEATRTLGLSRVATGHTLSDQAETVLFRLVRGSGPGGLAGILPVTAEGLIRPLLEVERAEVRQWLGSQGLWWREDSSNLDLRFRRNVLRQRILPDLEEHVRAGSGRALARLASIAASEEDYWRESVEDAFRRSITGENPYIFNTIELRRLHPALIRRVLRLGLERTAGSLRRFTQEHVERLLRLVLQADGEGQAVLPGVTARRSFEWLRLAPPELERAADWAIGLPEPGRASAGPVTLEVVEDATVCPPPADGAECLYNVGRDWLDFDRLSFPLILRNLHAGDTYQPVGRDRPVKLKHLMQSERVPSWNRPDWPMIVSKGRIVWARRFGAAAWAAAGPGTRRVLRVGEVEGIRG; encoded by the coding sequence ATGCTGCTGCAACGTGTCGCGCGGACCATCGGGAAATACCAGATGCTGCGGCAGGGTGACGTGGCCGGGGTCGCCGTGTCCGGCGGCGCCGACTCAGTGTGCCTGGCGGGAGTCCTGCGGGCGCTGGCGGGCCAATTGGGGTTCCGGCTCCATATCCTACATCTGAATCATGGACTCAGGGGTGCGGAATCAGACGGGGATGCCGCGTTTGTGGCGTCCCTGGCGGAGGAGTGGGGCCTGCCCTGGACCATCCAGCGCGCAGAACTCGACACGACCCACGGCAATCTGGAACAGGAAGCGCGGCGGGCGCGGCAGCGGTTCTTCGCGGAGGCCACCCGGACTCTGGGCTTGAGCCGGGTGGCGACCGGGCATACGCTCTCCGACCAGGCGGAAACGGTGCTCTTTCGATTGGTGCGCGGCAGCGGACCGGGCGGGCTCGCCGGGATTCTGCCGGTCACGGCGGAGGGCCTCATCCGGCCATTGCTGGAGGTAGAGCGGGCGGAGGTCCGGCAGTGGCTGGGCTCGCAGGGGCTGTGGTGGAGAGAAGATTCGTCGAATCTTGACCTTCGTTTCCGTCGCAATGTCCTGCGGCAGCGGATCCTGCCCGATCTGGAGGAGCACGTGCGCGCCGGTTCCGGCCGGGCGCTGGCGCGGCTGGCCTCGATCGCGGCCTCAGAAGAAGACTACTGGCGCGAGAGTGTCGAGGACGCCTTCCGCCGCTCGATCACCGGAGAGAATCCGTACATTTTCAACACGATAGAGCTGCGGCGGCTGCATCCGGCCCTGATCCGGCGCGTCCTGCGGCTGGGCCTGGAGCGGACGGCCGGTTCGCTGAGGCGTTTCACGCAGGAGCATGTCGAGCGGTTGCTGCGGCTCGTCCTGCAGGCGGATGGGGAGGGGCAGGCGGTGTTGCCGGGCGTGACGGCGCGGCGATCGTTTGAATGGCTCAGGCTGGCGCCGCCGGAACTGGAGCGGGCGGCCGATTGGGCGATCGGCTTGCCGGAACCCGGCCGTGCCTCAGCCGGGCCGGTGACGCTGGAAGTGGTTGAGGACGCAACCGTTTGCCCACCCCCGGCGGACGGCGCGGAATGCCTATATAATGTAGGCAGAGATTGGTTGGATTTCGATCGTCTGTCTTTTCCTCTGATCCTTAGGAACTTGCACGCTGGTGATACGTATCAACCAGTAGGGCGGGACAGACCGGTGAAGTTGAAGCACCTGATGCAGTCGGAGCGGGTGCCCTCATGGAACCGGCCGGATTGGCCGATGATCGTATCGAAGGGCCGCATCGTTTGGGCTCGGAGGTTTGGAGCAGCCGCCTGGGCGGCAGCAGGTCCAGGCACTCGGCGTGTATTGCGAGTGGGTGAGGTTGAGGGAATTCGCGGGTAA
- a CDS encoding MBL fold metallo-hydrolase has translation MRFTSLVGVLLAVCPLVAQQQDFSKVQMKVTKVAGNVYMLEGAGGNIGVSAGEDGIVIVDDQFAPLAGKIREALRGIVDKPVRFVINTHYHGDHTGSNLEFGGSSTIIAQDNVRKRLMGQGTTPPGKPANPVQPKGALPVVTFEHDVTVHMNGEDIRALHFPSGHTDGDSIIFFPQSNVVHMGDDFVRYGFPYIDVDSGGSIDGMIDAMEKAIGLLPANVKVIPGHGAIASIDDVREFVKMLKETRDVVKQGMDSGKSANDLKKEKALAAWQKWSGAFITTDGWIDTIYNCLSGQKNVGFTKHN, from the coding sequence ATGCGATTCACGAGTCTGGTGGGAGTTCTCCTGGCTGTCTGTCCGCTGGTGGCCCAGCAGCAGGATTTCAGCAAGGTGCAGATGAAGGTCACCAAGGTGGCCGGCAACGTCTATATGTTGGAAGGCGCCGGAGGCAATATCGGCGTCTCGGCCGGCGAGGATGGCATTGTCATTGTCGACGACCAGTTCGCGCCGCTGGCCGGCAAGATCCGCGAGGCTCTCCGGGGCATCGTTGATAAGCCGGTGCGGTTTGTCATCAATACTCACTATCACGGCGATCACACGGGCAGCAATCTGGAGTTCGGCGGCAGCTCGACCATCATTGCCCAGGACAATGTTCGCAAGCGCCTGATGGGGCAGGGCACTACGCCGCCCGGCAAGCCGGCCAACCCGGTGCAGCCCAAAGGCGCCTTGCCGGTGGTCACGTTTGAACACGACGTTACGGTTCATATGAACGGCGAGGATATCCGGGCGCTGCACTTCCCCTCGGGTCACACGGACGGCGACTCCATCATCTTCTTCCCGCAGTCGAACGTGGTCCACATGGGTGACGACTTCGTCCGGTATGGCTTTCCCTACATCGATGTCGACAGCGGCGGCAGTATCGATGGGATGATCGACGCCATGGAAAAGGCGATCGGCCTGCTGCCGGCCAATGTGAAGGTGATCCCCGGGCACGGGGCCATCGCATCGATCGACGACGTCCGAGAGTTCGTGAAGATGCTGAAGGAGACGCGGGACGTGGTGAAACAGGGCATGGACAGCGGGAAGTCAGCCAATGACTTGAAGAAGGAAAAGGCGCTGGCGGCGTGGCAGAAGTGGTCCGGCGCGTTCATCACCACCGACGGCTGGATCGACACCATCTACAACTGCTTGAGCGGGCAGAAGAACGTCGGCTTCACGAAGCACAACTAA
- a CDS encoding SRPBCC family protein: MSEGKRNLDLSVEIDATPEQVWKAISEGDQITRWFAPIARVEPGEGGKVTISWGPGMEGTAPITAWEPGKRLAWTEDHGAKGPRVVEFLIEGGAGKTTLRLVHSGFGADASFDNEYESSGGGWSSFLQLLRHDLENTRELPAQTVNKMAMIQRPPAELMAELKAALAYEETGSGQYKATLPGGASVSGAIVFQKDPGYLILGLDSIHGGTVGLFAEKWGDTTALTNTWYLKGEAAAGADTLLQGWDELTERLAKAS; this comes from the coding sequence ATGAGCGAAGGCAAACGGAATCTCGATCTGAGTGTAGAGATCGATGCGACACCGGAACAGGTTTGGAAGGCGATCAGCGAGGGCGACCAGATCACGCGCTGGTTCGCGCCGATTGCGAGGGTGGAACCCGGCGAGGGTGGCAAGGTGACCATCTCCTGGGGCCCGGGCATGGAGGGTACGGCGCCCATCACGGCCTGGGAACCCGGCAAGCGTCTGGCCTGGACAGAGGATCACGGGGCGAAGGGGCCGCGTGTGGTGGAGTTCCTCATCGAAGGTGGGGCGGGGAAGACAACGCTGCGGCTGGTGCATTCGGGGTTCGGGGCGGACGCCTCGTTCGACAATGAGTACGAATCCTCTGGCGGGGGCTGGTCTTCCTTCCTGCAACTACTGCGGCACGACCTCGAAAACACGCGCGAACTGCCTGCGCAAACCGTGAACAAAATGGCAATGATCCAGCGCCCGCCGGCCGAGTTGATGGCGGAGTTGAAGGCGGCCCTTGCCTATGAGGAGACCGGATCCGGGCAGTACAAGGCCACACTACCCGGCGGCGCCAGCGTCTCCGGAGCCATCGTCTTCCAGAAGGATCCGGGTTACCTGATTCTTGGGCTGGATTCAATCCACGGCGGGACGGTGGGGCTCTTTGCCGAGAAGTGGGGCGACACGACGGCCCTCACCAACACCTGGTACCTCAAGGGCGAGGCGGCGGCCGGGGCCGATACGCTGCTGCAGGGTTGGGATGAGTTGACTGAGCGGCTGGCCAAGGCGAGTTGA
- a CDS encoding winged helix-turn-helix domain-containing protein, producing the protein MAALPQLEIVRDPARAAAMMQPVRLRILHELREPQSASSIGRHIDLPRQQVNYHLRELEKEGFLCFVEERRKGNCVERIVQATAQSYLISPEALGELGATPEVQRDRFSAAYLVAAAARIIRDLAVLGLRSRRAGQRLSTLTLETEVRFRNAADRHAFSEELTTALARLTARYHDSASPEGRIFRFVAGAYPAITKQQDDGPEGAQLD; encoded by the coding sequence ATGGCGGCCTTGCCCCAGCTCGAAATAGTCCGCGATCCGGCCCGTGCGGCTGCCATGATGCAGCCTGTGCGCCTGCGGATCCTGCACGAGCTGCGGGAGCCGCAGTCGGCTTCCTCCATTGGCCGGCACATCGATCTGCCGCGGCAGCAGGTGAACTATCACCTGCGCGAACTCGAGAAAGAGGGCTTCCTGTGCTTCGTCGAGGAGCGGCGCAAAGGGAACTGCGTGGAGCGGATCGTCCAGGCGACGGCCCAGTCCTATCTCATCAGCCCCGAAGCACTGGGCGAGCTGGGCGCTACGCCCGAGGTGCAGCGCGACCGCTTTTCCGCCGCCTATCTGGTTGCGGCCGCGGCTCGCATCATTCGCGATCTGGCGGTGCTGGGCTTGCGGTCGCGCCGGGCGGGCCAGCGGCTGTCGACCCTCACGCTAGAGACCGAGGTACGTTTCCGCAATGCGGCCGACCGTCATGCCTTTTCGGAAGAATTGACGACGGCCCTGGCGCGGCTGACCGCGCGCTATCACGACTCGGCGTCGCCCGAAGGCCGGATCTTCCGGTTTGTCGCCGGCGCTTATCCAGCCATCACGAAACAGCAGGACGACGGCCCCGAGGGGGCACAACTCGACTAA
- a CDS encoding glycosyltransferase, whose protein sequence is MIPRVAFFTDSFHEVNGVALTSRSLHEFARRRQYPFLSIHYGAKAALEKQGEFWIAEYERSRWRLGLERDLSFDLLCWRNLPAVLKLLREFEPDVIHATGPGDMGLPAAWLAHRLGVPLVLSWHTNVHEYAGRRLRRMLQGWPGSLAGRVDELGERAALALTARFYQLARVLLAPSPELCTLLHERTGRPVRLMRRGSNPETFHPSLRARPVEADEVLIGFVGRLSPEKNVRLLAALEEALERVMPGRYSFLIVGDGSERAWLESRLRRARFTGVLRGPELARAYADMDLFVFPSETDTYGNVVVEAMASGVPVVVTGRGGPRFLVRPGETGLIGATREAFVEQVVRLALDNKLRWGMRQPAREFAESQSWDRVFEGVYAAYGEAVLGQRMAEERLGGGGRSALPEEI, encoded by the coding sequence GTGATCCCGCGGGTCGCGTTCTTCACTGACAGCTTCCATGAGGTGAACGGCGTCGCCTTGACCAGTCGGAGCCTGCACGAGTTTGCGCGGCGGCGTCAGTATCCGTTCCTGTCGATTCACTATGGAGCGAAGGCCGCGCTCGAAAAGCAGGGTGAGTTCTGGATCGCGGAGTATGAGCGCAGCCGTTGGCGGCTGGGCCTGGAGCGCGACCTGTCGTTCGACCTGCTTTGCTGGCGGAATCTGCCGGCCGTCTTGAAGCTGTTGCGTGAGTTTGAACCGGATGTGATCCACGCCACGGGCCCTGGCGATATGGGGTTGCCGGCAGCCTGGCTGGCGCATCGGTTGGGTGTGCCGCTGGTGCTGTCGTGGCATACGAACGTACACGAGTATGCGGGCCGGCGATTGCGGCGGATGCTGCAGGGTTGGCCAGGCTCACTGGCCGGGCGCGTGGACGAGCTTGGGGAGCGGGCCGCGTTGGCGCTGACCGCGCGTTTCTACCAACTGGCGCGCGTGCTGCTGGCGCCGAGTCCGGAATTGTGCACGTTGCTGCACGAGCGCACCGGGCGCCCGGTGCGCCTCATGAGGCGCGGGAGCAACCCCGAGACGTTCCATCCTTCCCTGCGCGCACGGCCCGTGGAGGCGGACGAGGTGCTCATCGGGTTCGTGGGGAGGCTGTCGCCGGAGAAGAATGTGCGGCTGCTGGCTGCTCTGGAGGAGGCCCTGGAACGGGTGATGCCAGGCCGCTACTCCTTCCTGATTGTCGGGGACGGCAGCGAGCGCGCATGGCTGGAGTCGCGGTTGCGGCGGGCCCGATTCACCGGAGTGCTGCGCGGGCCTGAGCTGGCCCGGGCCTATGCGGATATGGATCTGTTCGTGTTTCCTTCGGAGACCGACACATACGGGAATGTTGTCGTCGAGGCCATGGCGAGCGGAGTCCCCGTCGTGGTCACGGGACGAGGGGGTCCGCGGTTCCTGGTGCGGCCGGGTGAGACGGGCCTGATTGGCGCGACCCGGGAAGCCTTTGTCGAACAGGTTGTCAGGCTGGCGCTCGACAACAAACTGCGCTGGGGGATGCGGCAGCCGGCGCGAGAGTTTGCGGAGAGCCAGTCCTGGGACCGGGTGTTCGAGGGGGTGTACGCCGCGTACGGCGAGGCTGTCCTGGGACAAAGGATGGCCGAGGAACGGCTGGGTGGCGGTGGGCGGTCAGCCCTGCCCGAGGAAATTTGA
- a CDS encoding ATPase domain-containing protein, which yields MKTAYEGTADKVVQTGICGLDELLLGGIPRSNVILVEGTTGTGKTLLGTEFIYRGITEFNEPGIIVVFEVSPDKLIRDAASMGWELAALQEQHKLQIIFTSPSVLDQELQAVDSLLLETASEMGARRIFIDGIGLLRRSPLMIGAITAAGPGSYRETLQQLLEGLDRVHLTTMLSHEIGTSPDTLMTLESAGALADTIIRLRRTLFNRRILRSVEIVKSRGQGYDHGEHSLEIVDGKGLQMFRRVQAPLRLTLAQPTSKARRSAIGVEALDTLLGGGILDGSTTMVVGLSGVGKTVLGTQILRQGAINLNLKGLLISLDEHPAQIVRNAETIGLDLQAQIDNGTIHVLFDSPQELNIDVHFAKIVRTIEEHNIQRMVIDGMTSYSTALVDQGVYRDFFHALVAYSKHRLMTTFFSYENPEFLGLSSFMPDFPVSSIVDNIILLSLVEINSSLRRCLTVVKSRGSKHEIDSREYVIGQGGITLLPFDEQVASVQPLSKYSGILSRAPSRLTVPVLPLNKI from the coding sequence ATGAAGACAGCGTACGAAGGGACGGCGGACAAAGTGGTTCAGACTGGTATTTGCGGCCTGGATGAGCTCCTGCTGGGCGGGATTCCGAGGTCCAATGTGATTCTCGTCGAAGGAACAACCGGCACGGGCAAGACCCTGCTGGGTACCGAGTTCATCTACCGCGGGATTACCGAGTTCAACGAGCCCGGAATTATCGTCGTCTTCGAAGTCAGCCCCGACAAGCTGATCCGGGACGCCGCCTCGATGGGCTGGGAGCTGGCGGCACTACAGGAGCAGCACAAGCTACAGATCATCTTCACCAGCCCCAGCGTCCTGGATCAGGAGCTGCAAGCGGTGGATAGCCTGTTGCTGGAGACAGCATCCGAAATGGGGGCCCGCCGGATCTTCATCGATGGCATCGGCCTGCTGCGTCGATCGCCCCTGATGATCGGCGCAATCACGGCGGCCGGACCAGGCTCCTACCGGGAAACGCTCCAACAGCTCCTCGAAGGGCTCGACCGGGTGCATCTGACGACGATGCTCTCCCACGAAATCGGGACCTCCCCCGATACGCTGATGACGCTGGAATCGGCAGGCGCCCTGGCCGACACGATCATCCGGCTGCGGCGAACGCTGTTTAACCGGCGAATCCTGCGCAGTGTGGAGATCGTCAAGAGCCGCGGCCAAGGCTATGACCATGGAGAGCACTCCCTGGAAATCGTGGACGGCAAGGGCCTGCAAATGTTCCGCCGGGTCCAGGCGCCGCTGCGCCTGACTCTCGCCCAGCCCACCTCCAAGGCGCGGCGCTCGGCCATCGGAGTGGAGGCGCTGGACACATTGCTGGGCGGCGGAATCCTGGATGGGTCCACCACCATGGTGGTCGGACTTTCCGGCGTGGGCAAGACCGTCCTGGGCACGCAGATCCTGCGGCAGGGAGCGATCAACCTGAATCTGAAAGGGCTGCTGATCTCACTGGATGAACACCCCGCGCAGATTGTCCGCAATGCTGAAACCATCGGCCTGGATCTGCAGGCCCAGATCGACAATGGCACCATCCACGTCCTTTTCGACAGCCCGCAGGAACTGAACATAGACGTCCATTTCGCCAAGATCGTGCGGACCATCGAGGAGCACAATATCCAGCGCATGGTCATCGACGGCATGACGAGCTACAGCACGGCCCTGGTCGACCAGGGTGTCTACCGCGACTTCTTTCATGCGCTAGTGGCGTACAGCAAGCACAGGCTGATGACAACCTTCTTCAGCTATGAGAACCCCGAGTTTCTGGGGCTCTCGTCCTTCATGCCGGATTTCCCCGTGAGCTCGATTGTGGACAACATCATCCTATTGAGCCTCGTGGAGATCAACAGTTCGCTGCGCCGCTGCCTCACGGTCGTGAAGTCACGGGGCAGCAAGCACGAGATCGATAGCCGGGAGTATGTGATCGGACAAGGCGGCATCACGCTTCTACCCTTCGACGAGCAGGTTGCCAGTGTGCAGCCGCTCTCCAAATACTCCGGCATCCTGAGCCGGGCTCCGAGCCGGCTGACCGTCCCGGTCCTGCCACTGAACAAAATATGA